Within the Enterobacter roggenkampii genome, the region CCAGGTTGCCGGCAGTCACCTCTTCAATACTTTTCTTCACCGTATTGATCGGCGTCACAAGATACCGGGTCATATAGACCCAAAGCAAAAATAGCGCAACGAAATTGATAGCGTTAAGGGAAATAAAGAGAGAGGGCTTGCTGGAAATTAGAACAACGACACCTGCGTTTACCAAAAATAGCGATAAAAGGAACCCGATAATAAAGGTTCTGACACTAATATTTCTTAGCATGATGATACCCACATTTTATATTTTGGTCGGCATCTAGACTTATAGCATTGGCACAAACGTTTTTCCTCGTAAACTTCACGGGTTTGTTGTTTCGCCGTTAGCAGCCTGGGATTTAGCTTAAGTCAGATGAAAAAAGCGTATTAGTGAAAATGTTCTTCGCAGCATGCTGTGATACTGGTCTGCCGCCACGTTAAGCGATACCATCCGCTGCGGCGAACCGATACAATCGCCGTTATATTTAAGGAGCTTTGCTACTTTTATTCGCTCTTGTTTAGCAATGCTTAATACGTTAACAATGAGAATATATTTTATATTCTTAATGCGATGTAGAGTATTAATATGACTGGTCATGCTTCACGATAAATAACTAATATTGTTTGAATGCGCATGTTCGTTGCCAGATTAAGATGTGCCCGGCAGGCGAAATCGGTAACCCTCTCAGGCGTGGGATTGCATAATGCTCAATATATCGTGGGACCCTGTGTTAATCGCTATCTCTTATCTGGTGGCATTTATCGCCTCCTTTGTGGCGCTGGACAGTGCCGGAAAGATCCCCCTTTCCAGCCGAAAGGCTGCCCTGTTCTGGCGCATTACCGGGGGTATGACGCTGGGGATCGGCATCTGGTCGATGCACTTTATCGGCATGCTGTCGATGCAGATGCCGATGATGATGCGCTATGACCTCTGGTTAACCCTTGCGTCTCTGGGCGTCGCGATTATTGCGTCGACCACGGCCCTTGATATTGCCGTCGCGGGAAAAAAACGTTCTTCGTTTCGACCGATCGTTGCCACGGCTATCCTGAGCGCAGGCGTGGTATCTATGCACTATATCGGTATGGCTGCCCTGATGCTGGATGGCAGCATTATCTGGGATCGCCGTATTGTGGGGTTGTCGGTGGTCATTGCCGTGGTGGCGTCCGGCACGGCGCTGTGGCTGGCTTTCCGCCTGCGAGACAAAGGGGTTTTTATCGAGCGCCTTCTCGCCGCCCTGGTCATGGGTGCCGCCATTTGTGCGATGCACTATACCGGCATGAGCGCTGCGCATTACCCGGAAATGTCGCATACCCTCCCCGGTGGGATCGGCGAGCTGGGGTTATCCATCTGGGTTTCTGTCACCACGCTCTGCCTGCTTGGCGTGATGTTAATTATTTCCCTTATCGATTCTCACCGGCGCACCGGCCGGCTGACGGATAATCTTCGACAACTCAATCGGCAGCTTGAGCTCCAGGCGCGCTTTGATGCGCTCACCGGACTCGCGAATCGCCATCAGATGGATCTCCGCATGCAGGACTGCCTGCGCAGCGCGTTGCTGAGCAACAGGCAATTTGCCGTTATTTTCCTGAACGTCGATCACTTCAAACGCGTCAACGATACCTGGGGTCACAGCGTCGGCGATGAGTTATTGATCACCGTCGCACAACGCATCACTTCCCGGCTCTCGCGTGAGATGACCCTGGCAAGGCTGGGAGGTGACGCTTTTATCCTGCTGGTGCCGGAATGTGACGACGACAAACTCAACGCCCTGCTCGCGTCGCTGCTCGAGGATGTGCGACGTCCTCTTTCGATCTGTGGTCATACGCTTAACACGACAATGAGTGCGGGCGTCAGCCTCTATCCTCAGGATGGCGAGACGCTGCATGAACTGAAACTCAAAGCTGATGCAGCCCTGCATCACGTCAAAGACGACGGCCGCAACGGATGGGCGCGTTACAGAACCGAGATGTCGACAGCAATCCCGGCAAAACCCGGTTTTCTTCAGGAGCTCTCACAGGCGCTTGAGCGCGATCAGTTTGAACTGTGGTACCAGCCAACCTGGTATGCGCAAGAGAAGACTATCCATGGTTTTGAAGCCCTGCTGCGCTGGCGGCACCCTGAGCAAGGCGTTGTGCTGCCTGGTCTGTTTATCCCCTCGCTGGAGCAAACCGGCTTAATTATTCCGGTGGGCAACTGGGCCATTGAAGCGGCATGCCGACAGCTGCATTTCTGGACTGAACAAGGGTTCAGCCAGTGGACGTTATCGCTCAACTTATCCCCCGTCCAGTTCGAGCAGCCGGACATTTTCCACATCGTATCGTCGATGCTGGAAAAATATAACTTGTCCCCGTCCAGGCTGATCCTTGAGGTCACGGAGAGCACCGCGCTGAAAAATCTCGACCGCAGCATTGAGTTGCTCAACGCTTTTAATCATGCGGGGATCACCGTCTCGATTGATGATTTTGGTACGGGCTACTCCAACCTGCTGATGCTGAGCGTGCTGCCGGCAAAAGAGCTCAAGATTGACAAAAGCTTTGTAACGTCGATGCTGGAAAATGAAAAAACCTACAAGCTGGTTGAAACCATTATGAGTATCGCCCGCACCATGGAGATGAACGTGGTGGCAGAAGGGATTGAAACGGAAGAACAGCAGGCGGTTCTCACCCGTCTCGGCTGCGACTACCTGCAGGGTTACCTCTTCTCACGCCCCTTACCTGCCGAACAGGTGCCGTGGCTGCTTCTGCAGATAAACTCAGAAAGGCAAATTATCCCCCTTAATAAAATTCAAACGGACGCCGCATTTATTTCACAAAAAAACCATGCCTGACGGGGTTTAGTAGAGTATGTTTCAAAGCAGAACACACGAGTCACGTCTGTCATGATTGTCAGGCGTATTAAGCCGATGAACAGGAAATGCCTATGTCGCAAAACGGTTTTGAAGCGCTGAACGTTATTAAAACACCCGTGTGGCTTATTTCACCCGTTTCGGAAGAGATCGTTTTTGCGAACGTGGTCGCAACGCAGCTTATGGGAGATAAGACGCTCGATCAGCTGCGTAAAGGCATCTATTCCGCGAATGCACAAGCTCTCCTGTCGATGTATGTACCAGAACTGAAAACCGAGCAGGAGATCGTCGAAATCTGGACAATAAGAAGCCGGGATGGGCTGGATACGCCGTTAAGCTGTCGTCTCTCGCTTGCCCGTTACGCCCCCTGGGGGGATGTGATTGTCTTCGAGGGGATCGCCCAACATATCCTCTCAGGACTGAAGGCCAGCCGCTCCGCAACCTACCGGCGAAAAAAACAGGGGTTTTACGCCCGTTTTTTTCAGACCAACAGCGCGCCGATGCTGTTAATCGATCCTGCCCGCGATGGTCAGATTGTTGATGCCAACCTGGCTGCGCTCAATTTTTACGGTTACTCGCATGATGGTATGTGCAGCAAGCATACCTGGGAAATCAATACCCTGGGGCGAGACGTGATGCCCATTATGACCGCGATTGCCGCGCTGCCCGGCGGCCATAAGCCGCTCAACTTTGTTCACCGCCTTGCCGATGGTTCCACCCGCCATGTTCAGACGTATGCCGGGCCCATTGAGATCTACGGTGACAAGCTGATGCTGTGCATCATCCACGATATCACCGAGCAAAAAAGACTGGAGCAAGAGCTGGAACATGCCGCGTTACGTGACTCCATGACCGGGTTACTCAACCGACGCCAGTTCTACGCGATTACCGACCCCAACAATCTGAATAATCGACCTGCCCAGCAGCAGTTTAGCCTGCTGCTGGTTGACACCGATCACTTCAAAAACATCAACGACCTGTTTGGCCATTTGAAGGGCGATGAGGTGCTTATTGCCCTCTCCCGAACGCTGGAAGCCTGTAGTCGGGAGAACGACATGGTGTTCCGCTGGGGGGGCGAAGAGTTCGTCATCCTGCTGCCGCATACCTCTCTCGACACCGCGTTGCAGATTGCCGAGTCGATCCGTGCAGCCGTTGCCCGCATTACGATTCCGGGCTTACCACGGTTTACCGTCAGCATTGGCGTGGCGCGACATAACCCGGGGGAGACGATTGATGAGCTGTTTAAGCGTGTAGACGATGCGCTGTATCGCGCTAAAAATGATGGGCGCAATAAAGTCCTTGCAGCATGAAACTGGAGTATACGGGAAAGCCCCGCTACAATGCCTGCCTCGAATAAATTAACGTCAGGTGGGTAAAATCTGCAATGGGCAAAACAGAAATAATACTCACCTTAATTATTTTGCTCCTTATTATATTTGGCTTCTGGTTTATTTTTAGCGGGGAAATCTGGTATCTCGTCGAGTTTCTCGAAAATAGTCTTTACCCGACCTTCGACGCCCCTTAACGCACGTTTAATATCGTGTTTCACCTACCGAATTTGTCAGGTATCTGCCAGCCTGACGGCCGCGTAAGATACGCGTCGTTATCCTCCAACTACGTTGATAACGAATCACTTATTCACTTGCTTATGTTGCCCGTGCTCTGACGGGCTTTTTTATTTCCGGCATTTCAGCCACGCCAGGCTATATCTTAATCATCTTTAATGACAAGGGAGAGGAATGATGAGCAAGAAGATCCTGATGCTGGTTGGCGATTACGCCGAAGATTACGAAACCATGGTGCCTTTTCAGGCGTTACAGATGGTTGGTCATCAGGTGGATGCCGTCTGCCCCGACAAACCGAAGGGCGACTACATCATAACGGCAATCCATGATTTCGACGGCGCCCAGACCTATAGCGAAAAACCCGGTCACCGCTTTACCCTCAACGCCGATTTTTCCGCCGTCAAGGAGCAGGACTACGACGCGCTGCTCATCCCCGGCGGGAGAGCGCCCGAGTATCTGCGGCTAAATGAGGATGTGTTAAAGCTGGTACAGGCGTTTGACGCCGCGCGCAAACCGATTGCGGCGGTGTGCCATGGCCCGCAGCTGCTCGCTGCCGCGGGCATCCTGAAAGGCCGTACCTGTAGCGCCTACCCGGCGTGTGCACCTGAGGTCCGTCTCGCGGGGGGACACTACGCCTCGATCGGCATCGATCAGGCACATGTCGACGGCAACCTGGTGACGGCTCCCGCGTGGCCCGCCCATCCGCAGTGGCTGGCGAAGTTTAATGCGTTGTTAGAATAATACGTCCCGGTCTCATCGCTGCCGGAAAGCACAGCGCGGTATCATCCATGGCAAAACTGGCGCTCACGTGCGCCAGTTCGCATTAACCATCAGTGCTTCTCAATATACATCGTCCGGCTATACGCCACGTCTTCCGGGTTATTAATCGGATACCCTTTCACCCACGGCTTAATCAGACGACCGTTGGTGTACTGGTAAATAGGCGCGATCGGCGCTTTCTCCATGAGGATTTTCTCCGCCATGTTGTAGTCCGTATTACGCGCTTTCGCCGTGGTTTCGAGCGTCGCCTGGTGGATAATTTTATCGTAAGCCGGGTCGTTGAAGCGCGAGATATTGCCGCTGTGGGTAGAGGTCAGCAGGGACAGGAAGGTCGAGGGCTCGTTGTAATCCCCCACCCATGACGCGCGGATCACATCAAAATTGCCGGTGTTGCGGCTGTCGATGTAGGTTTTCCACTCCTGATTTTGCAGCTTGACATCCACACCGAGGTTTTTCTTCCACATGGACGCCACCGCAATGGCGATTTTCTGGTGGTTTTCCGACGTGTTGTACAGCAGGTTCAGCTTCAGCGGACGCTGGGGGCCGTAGCCTGCGGCCTGGAGCAAGGTTTTGGCCTGAGCGTTCAGCTCCTGCTGGGACATCTGCTCAAACGGCGAAGGTTCAGGCGTGAAGCCCGCCGTCACGTCAGGGGTGAAATGCCAGGCCGGTTTCTCGCCGGTACCCAGTACCTTATCCGCCATAATGCGGCGATCGATAGTCATGCTCAGCGCAAGACGAACCCGGGCATCGGCGGTCGGGCCCTTTTGCGTGTTAAACGCGTAGTAATAGGTCCCGAGCTGAGGCGGCGTATACACCTGGCCAGGAATATCCTTCAGGAGCTTCTGATACATGTTTTTCGGGAACGATTCGGTAATATCGATATCCCCTGCCAGATAGCGTTTCGTGGCGGACGATTCCTGATTAATCGGAATAAAGGTCACTTTTTGCAGGACAGTTTTCGCATTGTCCCAGTAGTGGGTGTTCGGCACGACAACCAGTTTTTCATTCACCACGCGCGCGTTCAGGACGTAGGCCCCGTTACCGACCAGCGCTCCCGGACGCGTCCACTCTTTCCCGCTTTCAACATTGGCTTTTTGCACCGGATAGAAGGCGAAGTTTGCCGTCAGGTTGCTAAACCACGGTAGCGGTTTATCCAGCTGGACGCGCAACGTTCTGGCATCCACCGCCGTCACGCCCAGGGTATCTGGCGCCGCTTTACCATCAATAATGTCCTGCGCGTTGCTGATGCCCGCCAGCGCCGCAAACCAGGCAAACGGAGAGGTCGTTTTCGGATCAACCAGACGCTGCCAGCTGTAGACAAAATCCTGCGCGGTAACCGGCGTACCGTCAGACCATTTTGCGTTATCGCGCAGGGTGAACGTCCAGATTCGGTTATCGTTGCTCTGCCAGCGCGTCGCCACGCCCGGAGTCAGTTCCCCTTTCTCATTCTGATTTACCAGCCCTTCGAAAAGATCGCGAATCACCTGAATCTCTGGCAACCCCACCGCTTTTGCGGGATCGAGCGAAGCCGGTTCGTCTTTAATGTGTCTGACCAGCTCCTGTTTTTGCGCCAGCACCGTGCCCTGTGGCACATCAGCAGCGTATGAGAGTGAAGAGAGTCCGCACAGGCACAGTGCGGCAAAAAGACGCGAAACAGGATGCTTCATAAGATCCCCTTTAAAAAATTCAGGTAAAAAGCAGATGCGTAATTATTTGTTTCGACAGTAAGAAATGCAAACAACTTACGCCTGAATAGTGATTTAAGGCAATTCTCAGCCGTTAAGGAAACTATTTGATTAACAGCGGCTTTTGCACAACACTGCCTGTAGAGACTTCGTTATCAGGATATCGTATGGCAACCACCCGACCCCGCGCGGAACGCGGCGCCTTCCCTCCGGGCGCTGAACAATATGGCCGCTCATTTTTAGGCGCATCGCTGATCTGGTTCCCGGCCCCCGATGCCGATCGCGACAGCGGTTTGGTTATTGCCGGCACGCACGGAGATGAGAACTCGTCTGTCGTCACGCTCTCGTGCGCGCTGCGGACGCTGACCCCAGCATTGCGACGTCACCACGTGATTCTTGCCGTGAATCCGGACGGCTGTCAGCTTGGATTACGGGCGAATGCACGAGGAATCGACCTGAACCGTAATTTCCCTGCGGCAAACTGGCGCGCAGGGGAAACGGTATATCGCTGGAACAGCTCCGCCGAGGAGCGGGACGTGGTGCTGCTCACGGGCGATAAACCCGGATCGGAGCCGGAAACGCAGGCGCTGTGCCAGCTTATCCATAAGATCCACCCCGCCTGGGTTGTCTCCTTCCACGATCCGCTGGCCTGCATTGAAGATCCGCGCCACTCTGACCTGGGCGCATGGCTGGCCCAGGCGTTCGACCTGCCGCTCGTCACCAGCGTGGGCTATGAAACACCCGGTTCATTCGGCAGCTGGTGCGCCGACTTGAGCCTGCCCTGCATCACCGCTGAGTTCCCGGCGATCTCCTCCGACGAAGCCAGCGAAAAATACTTAAAGGCAATGATGGATCTGTTGCGCTGGCAGCCTCAGAGGTGAAGTACGCCGCTGGTAAAATTAAGCGCCGGTGAAACGTCAACGGCCAGCCACGTCGGGCCATCCAGATCGGCGAAACGGACCTGATTGACCAGCGGCAGCGCCGCACCGATCGCCCGCGAGGTGCAAAGCATGCATCCCAGCATCAGGGCGAACCCCTGCGCCCGGGCGTCCGCCGCCAGGGCCAGGGCTTCAGTCAGTCCGCCAGTCTTGTCGAGTTTGATATTGACCATGTCATAGCGGCCCTTAAGCGCGCTCAAATTCTCACGGGTATGACAGCTTTCATCCGCACAGACGGGCAACGGATGGATAAAATTCTTCAGCGCCGCATCCTCTTTTGCCGGCAGAGGCTGCTCCAGCATCGCCACGCCCAGATCGGCCAGCAGCTGGCATCGCGCGGCCAGCCCTTCGGGATGCCACGACTCGTTGGCGTCAACAATGAGCGTGGCTGACGGCACCGCCGAGCGAATGGCGACCATCCGCTCGCTGATCAGACGATCGTCGAGCTTCACTTTTAACAGCGTGGCCCCGGCGTCATAGAGTGCTTTCGCACTGGCGGCCATCTGCTCGGGCTCCCCAATCACGACCGTTTGCGCGGTCACGATCGATTCCGGCACGGCCACGCCCAGCAGTGACGTCAGCGATTTTTGCTGCTGAGCGGCTTCAAGGCTCCAGAGCGCACAGTCGATGGCGTTGCGCGCCGCCCCGGCGGATAAGCGCTGCTGTAACGCCTCGCGCGTGAGGCCTTTTTGCAGGTCAGGTACCAGGGTCATGATCTGCGCCATCACGGATGCCAGACTTTCCCCATAGCGCGGGTAAGGCGTACATTCCCCGACGCCTTTAAACCCCTCTTCTTCGATTTCGACCACGACCACGCTGGCTTCACTTCGGCTGCCGCGAGAGATCACAAACGGGGTATGCAATGGCCAGGCTTCTTCATAGACCTTAACGCTTCTCATCACTGACTCCTTGCGGCCCGGAAAGGCGAAAAATTTGGTTTGCCGTGTTATCTGCTGATGGCATACACTAGCCACGACGTTAACTATATGTAAACAGGAAGATATCTATGTCACAACTCGTTCATTTCCAGGGCAACCCGGTTGCTGTAGCAGGTTCCATTCCGCAGGCTGGCAGCAAAGCGCAGGCTTTTACTCTGGTGGCTAAAGATCTGTCTGACGTCACACTGGCTCAGTTTGCGGGCAAACGCAAAGTACTGAACATTTTCCCAAGCATTGATACCGGCGTTTGTGCCGCATCCGTGCGTAAATTCAACCAGCTGGCGACTGAAATGGACAACACCGTGGTGCTGTGCATTTCCGCTGACCTGCCGTTTGCCCAGTCCCGATTCTGCGGTGCCGAAGGCCTGAGCAACGTTATCACCCTTTCCACCCTGCGCAGCGCTGATTTCCTCGAGAACTACGGCGTCAGCATCGCGGAAGGCCCACTGAAAGGTCTGGCAGCACGTGCTGTACTGGTTCTGGACGAAAACGACACTGTCGTTTTCAGCGAACTGGTTAACGAAATCACCACCGAGCCGGACTACACTGCCGCGCTGGACGTGCTGAAAGCATAATAAGTCCTTAGCATTCTATACAACTTATTCTCAACCTCGCCACGGCGGGGTTTTTTATTAGAAAATAGCTGAATCGTTAAAGCCAAAATATTCATCGATCACAAAAATCATGCAATAAAGACAGCAAAATGTAACTTCTGCGTGATCATTAACGCATTCTAATTGTTAAAATCACCTAATTTTAACCTCAGTGAAGCCCATCACATTTCCCTTTTTGTCTAAACATTAGATTTGCTTACGAAAGTAAATAATCGTTTCAGCAAAAAGGATAAACTATGAAGATCAAATTCGCTTTTACGCTCCTGGCGGTCCTGGTTTCTGGCCATGCCGCGGCTAAAACCTGGGTGCTGACAAGTGCTGAAAGCAGCGTAGAGAAAGGAAACTGGAAGATTTCCAGTGATGAGCTGAAAGTTAAAGATCAGACGTTCAGCATTGAGCAAAAAGTCTTGCACGGCGGCAAGCAGGAAGGCAGTAAAGTCATCATTATTAGCAGTAAAGATGGCCTGACAATTACGCTGAGCCCGACCCGCGGCATGAACCTTCTGCACGTTGAAGGGTTTGGCACCCGACTGGGGTGGGATTCCCCCGTCAAAGAGGTCGTGAATCCGGCTTATATCAATCTTGAAAGCCGAAACGGTCTCGGCTGGCTGGATGGTTTCAACGAGATGATGGTGCGCTGTGGCTATGAGTGGACAGGTCATCCGGTCACGGCGGACGGGCAAATTTACACCCTGCATGGCAGGGCCGGGAATACCCCGGTATCACAGGT harbors:
- a CDS encoding putative bifunctional diguanylate cyclase/phosphodiesterase → MLNISWDPVLIAISYLVAFIASFVALDSAGKIPLSSRKAALFWRITGGMTLGIGIWSMHFIGMLSMQMPMMMRYDLWLTLASLGVAIIASTTALDIAVAGKKRSSFRPIVATAILSAGVVSMHYIGMAALMLDGSIIWDRRIVGLSVVIAVVASGTALWLAFRLRDKGVFIERLLAALVMGAAICAMHYTGMSAAHYPEMSHTLPGGIGELGLSIWVSVTTLCLLGVMLIISLIDSHRRTGRLTDNLRQLNRQLELQARFDALTGLANRHQMDLRMQDCLRSALLSNRQFAVIFLNVDHFKRVNDTWGHSVGDELLITVAQRITSRLSREMTLARLGGDAFILLVPECDDDKLNALLASLLEDVRRPLSICGHTLNTTMSAGVSLYPQDGETLHELKLKADAALHHVKDDGRNGWARYRTEMSTAIPAKPGFLQELSQALERDQFELWYQPTWYAQEKTIHGFEALLRWRHPEQGVVLPGLFIPSLEQTGLIIPVGNWAIEAACRQLHFWTEQGFSQWTLSLNLSPVQFEQPDIFHIVSSMLEKYNLSPSRLILEVTESTALKNLDRSIELLNAFNHAGITVSIDDFGTGYSNLLMLSVLPAKELKIDKSFVTSMLENEKTYKLVETIMSIARTMEMNVVAEGIETEEQQAVLTRLGCDYLQGYLFSRPLPAEQVPWLLLQINSERQIIPLNKIQTDAAFISQKNHA
- a CDS encoding sensor domain-containing diguanylate cyclase, with translation MSQNGFEALNVIKTPVWLISPVSEEIVFANVVATQLMGDKTLDQLRKGIYSANAQALLSMYVPELKTEQEIVEIWTIRSRDGLDTPLSCRLSLARYAPWGDVIVFEGIAQHILSGLKASRSATYRRKKQGFYARFFQTNSAPMLLIDPARDGQIVDANLAALNFYGYSHDGMCSKHTWEINTLGRDVMPIMTAIAALPGGHKPLNFVHRLADGSTRHVQTYAGPIEIYGDKLMLCIIHDITEQKRLEQELEHAALRDSMTGLLNRRQFYAITDPNNLNNRPAQQQFSLLLVDTDHFKNINDLFGHLKGDEVLIALSRTLEACSRENDMVFRWGGEEFVILLPHTSLDTALQIAESIRAAVARITIPGLPRFTVSIGVARHNPGETIDELFKRVDDALYRAKNDGRNKVLAA
- a CDS encoding Ecr family regulatory small membrane protein; the protein is MGKTEIILTLIILLLIIFGFWFIFSGEIWYLVEFLENSLYPTFDAP
- a CDS encoding DJ-1/PfpI family protein, with product MSKKILMLVGDYAEDYETMVPFQALQMVGHQVDAVCPDKPKGDYIITAIHDFDGAQTYSEKPGHRFTLNADFSAVKEQDYDALLIPGGRAPEYLRLNEDVLKLVQAFDAARKPIAAVCHGPQLLAAAGILKGRTCSAYPACAPEVRLAGGHYASIGIDQAHVDGNLVTAPAWPAHPQWLAKFNALLE
- a CDS encoding peptide ABC transporter substrate-binding protein, whose translation is MKHPVSRLFAALCLCGLSSLSYAADVPQGTVLAQKQELVRHIKDEPASLDPAKAVGLPEIQVIRDLFEGLVNQNEKGELTPGVATRWQSNDNRIWTFTLRDNAKWSDGTPVTAQDFVYSWQRLVDPKTTSPFAWFAALAGISNAQDIIDGKAAPDTLGVTAVDARTLRVQLDKPLPWFSNLTANFAFYPVQKANVESGKEWTRPGALVGNGAYVLNARVVNEKLVVVPNTHYWDNAKTVLQKVTFIPINQESSATKRYLAGDIDITESFPKNMYQKLLKDIPGQVYTPPQLGTYYYAFNTQKGPTADARVRLALSMTIDRRIMADKVLGTGEKPAWHFTPDVTAGFTPEPSPFEQMSQQELNAQAKTLLQAAGYGPQRPLKLNLLYNTSENHQKIAIAVASMWKKNLGVDVKLQNQEWKTYIDSRNTGNFDVIRASWVGDYNEPSTFLSLLTSTHSGNISRFNDPAYDKIIHQATLETTAKARNTDYNMAEKILMEKAPIAPIYQYTNGRLIKPWVKGYPINNPEDVAYSRTMYIEKH
- the mpaA gene encoding murein tripeptide amidase MpaA; translation: MATTRPRAERGAFPPGAEQYGRSFLGASLIWFPAPDADRDSGLVIAGTHGDENSSVVTLSCALRTLTPALRRHHVILAVNPDGCQLGLRANARGIDLNRNFPAANWRAGETVYRWNSSAEERDVVLLTGDKPGSEPETQALCQLIHKIHPAWVVSFHDPLACIEDPRHSDLGAWLAQAFDLPLVTSVGYETPGSFGSWCADLSLPCITAEFPAISSDEASEKYLKAMMDLLRWQPQR
- the ycjG gene encoding L-Ala-D/L-Glu epimerase; protein product: MRSVKVYEEAWPLHTPFVISRGSRSEASVVVVEIEEEGFKGVGECTPYPRYGESLASVMAQIMTLVPDLQKGLTREALQQRLSAGAARNAIDCALWSLEAAQQQKSLTSLLGVAVPESIVTAQTVVIGEPEQMAASAKALYDAGATLLKVKLDDRLISERMVAIRSAVPSATLIVDANESWHPEGLAARCQLLADLGVAMLEQPLPAKEDAALKNFIHPLPVCADESCHTRENLSALKGRYDMVNIKLDKTGGLTEALALAADARAQGFALMLGCMLCTSRAIGAALPLVNQVRFADLDGPTWLAVDVSPALNFTSGVLHL
- the tpx gene encoding thiol peroxidase; its protein translation is MSQLVHFQGNPVAVAGSIPQAGSKAQAFTLVAKDLSDVTLAQFAGKRKVLNIFPSIDTGVCAASVRKFNQLATEMDNTVVLCISADLPFAQSRFCGAEGLSNVITLSTLRSADFLENYGVSIAEGPLKGLAARAVLVLDENDTVVFSELVNEITTEPDYTAALDVLKA